The genomic window GACACAACcctctgcagacacacacacacacacaaacacacagtcactcacacacacacacacacacacacacacacacacaaacacacagtcactcacacacacacacacacacacacacacacacacaaacacacagacacacagtcactcacacacacacacacacacacacacacacacacaaacacacagtcactcacacacacacacacacacacacacacacacacacaaacacacagacacacagtcactcacacacacacacacacacacacacacacacacaaacacacagtcactcacacacacacacacacacacacacacaaacacacagacacacagtcactcactccAGGTACACACACTGTATTTCCATCATATGTTGATGCTCACGTCCTGGTGAAATGTTAAAGCATGTGTGGTGTGGATAAGGTGACTCACCAGCAAGCAGACAGAAGAAGATCATCAAGatacaaaaatacattttattgaaTAATTCTGTATAACAATATTACATGCATATTATTTTAACTTAGTATAACATTCTTACTGCTGTACACCAATACTACATTAACTTATCATAACAATATCTTCCTCACTGTAATTCTATTACTTGCAAAAAAACAATGCGCGGAGAGAAATTGGCcaaatagtcaagtcaagtcaagtcggcttttattgtcaatttctttacatgcactggtcatacaaagaattgaaatttcgtttcttactttcccatgcagacatagacatgctttaaatacagacatagacatactatggacatagccatagacaataaacattaaattaaagtgcaagactgaaatatagaacatgtatgtatcaaaatagaaatataggacatatacatatataaaaaaaaaatagaggtagttgtgttgtaaaaaatagaggtagttgtgttacatgaagtttaaacttgtgcttgtgtgacctgtatatttacattgatatgcagtatgtagtaattcaagtatatcaggcttgatgtgaagcagcaacacgtttggctgcgcagtcacagtgcagttccacatggcggtgttgggggggggggtttggtagacaggatcctagtttcctaggttcctggttggctggtgggtggggggggctgtcagtgatgggagagtgggtagagtgttcagcatcctgattgcttggtggatgaagctacttgccagtctggtggtgcgggagcggaggctcctgtaccgctttccagagggcaggaggctgaacagttcgtgtgcagggtgggttgtatccttgacaatcattagtgctttgcgggtgaggcgggtggtgtaaatgtcctgcagggaggggagtggtgctccaatgatcctcttagctgtgttaacagtgcgctggagggtcttcctgttctgatctgtgcagcttccgccccacactgtgatgctgctggagacgatgctctcgatggtccctctgtagaatgtagtcatgacaggaggcgtggcacttgccttcttcaatttgcgcaagaagtagaggcgctgctgggctttcttcgccagtgatgctgtgttggtggtccaggagaggtcgtcgctgatgtgcacccccagaaatgttgtgctgctcactctctccacagcatctccgtcgatggacagtggtggcagttgtttgtggcctctctgaaagttgacaacaatctccttggtcttgctgacatttagcaggaggttgttgtctttgcaccatttagccagcaggtctacttcttctctgtagtgagcctcatcgcccttagtaatgaggcccaccagtgttgtgtcgtccgcaaacttcaccagatggttggagctgtgagtggttgtacagtcatgtgttagcagtgtgaagagcagggggctgagcacacacccttgaggggcccccgtgctcagggtcagagtgcttgaggtgttgtccccgacacgtactgcttgtggtctctgcaacaggaaatccagcagccagttgcagagggaggtactgaatccaagcttgtccagtttgctgatgagttgttgtggtattatggtattgaatgctgaactgaagtctatgaacagcattctcacatatgagtctttattgtctaagtgggtgagggctggatggagggcagagcagattgcatcctccgtggatcgtttggctcggtatgcaaactggaaggggtccagggtggggggtagggtggctttgatgtgtgacatgactagccgttcgaagcacttcatgattatgggcgtgagtgctacaggacggtagtcattgaagcatgatggtgatgatttctttggcacgggtatgatggtggcagttttgaaaagtgatgggatgactgcttgctccaaATAACTCACCCCAAAGACCATGATCTCTTATGCAACAGTGATAAGTCACAAAAGACTACAACCATTGtggtaatatttatttattatatgcCAGAAACATTGCAGGGAGCTGTAAGGTACTATTTACAGAATTCATAATCATGGCATACACAGCACTCAGGCCTTCATTATACATACTTTTATATTAATTTACGAACATGTATttaaatacaaattaaaaataCTGCTTGACTCACATTTCTGAGAGCTGTACTTCTGAGTAGATAATATCACCCTCCCTGTTCTGCTCCAGTGCAGATGGAGTGTTAACGGTGTTAACTACACATGAGTAGTGCATTGTGGGGGATGTAGTTTCTTCAGGCAAAATTACAAATGGAGTAGATGACGTCCTGCTGGGAGTTGCAGTAGATGGGCTGGTCTGAGCCTTGTGTGACTGGCCTGACGGTGGAACACAGTGAGGTCACAGAGAGTCGGTGAGGTGCACCTGCAGGGCAGTAGAGGACGCTGACCGTTGCCCTGGTTACTGGaatgttgcctagcaactcaGACATCTTAAACATTTATGGTCTTAAAGTAATGACATACAGAAAAATGTATTTAGGGAAGAAAAGAGTAATTCAGATTGTTGTACATTTTACAGTAAATATTTACAATAGTTATAGCTTTTAAAATATCACAGGGTTACTGTATTTTGCTATGTATGCTGGATACATATTTAGAGTAGACAGTTATTTTACAAGACATATTTAAGGCTACTTGTACACAATTTGTAATGACACACCATTTAACTGTAACTATACATAACATATTGGGTGTTGATATATTGAGTTACAACAACACAATGCTGTGAACTTACACTTGTTTAATGAACTGTGCTTCAATGGCCAATTACCTATTTTAAATTGTACAATACAGATTTTACAGTAAAGGGTACTTTGAAAgctaaacaaagaaacaaatactGTATATAACACCTACGCAACAACAGAGCTGATTTATTAACTAATATTTTGCTGTTTTCAATGATTGATACATACAATTACATAACTAACCATGGTCTTAAAAAAGTTAAATTGGCATTTACATGTAATGGACTCGTAATTCTAAATGCAGACATCTTTATGTATGTTGAATCTATTATCTATTATTAGTAGTTCACCACACTACCACTAGAGGGCAGCAGGTTTTCATGTCAAGTTACAGTAATGACATCATTTACATCAACAGAGAAATAGAGACTGAATGATTCCAATATCTACAGTCAGTTAAGACGTTCGGAAAGGTTACCGCCCCCCACGAGGGGGAAAGTATGCTAACCTCacacaatggaagtcaatgggcgAACTAGCTAACAGTTAGACTTTATACATTCGTTTTACATTCAGGTGGAGTTCTGCTTGTTTCTGAACACAATAATTTGAAGGAATTGTGTTTACTTAACTGCCCAGTGTATGCTAACAACTTAATTCACCCTCGATTGCCCAATGTTGACAACAAATTTCTCTGGAAGCTATATTCAATGGTAGCATCAGGTTTCTAACTGGCTAACTTTATATCGTCAGTGTAACATAACCAACTGGTACACATTACATGTACCGAGCTACACAGTCCGGCCAttgaaagtagttctacaatgAGTACACTCGAGACAGTTCTGGCCGTTTAACTGGAATTAGCAAAATGAGGGAACTTAATGTTACCCTTAACCTCCttgacacacagataactctcagTTGAAACGTGTTTGTGCCGTTTAGTGATGTTTGCTAAAAGATTTAATATTTGTATAGGTGCTTTCTGTACTCAAGCCGGTGCACCTCCATTAGATTACATGCAATCGAAACAAATGTTTTCCCACTCGGGGGCTTTTCAGCCACGACGGTAACCACGGCAACTGGGGGCGGTAACCACGATTATGACTAGTTGCcgactgtatgtatgtaagaaataatattataaaaacaaataaaaaacctTTGTTGTTGAGACCTTCATCACCCTCTCGCTGCAACCCAGCACAGAATTTGTGACATTTGATTCAGAGGTGGCATTTCTGTGGTCTGTGAGCAGTGTTTTTACTTATTGTCTATTTATACAATTCTCAGTCTTACCTCCTCCATGTGATCGCTAGTGTGAAGGCTGGATGGGCCACATGCTGTAACAGATTAGAACAGACGGAAGAGCCAACATGAGGGAGGTGAGATAGGGtgggggtgctgtgtgtgtgtgtgtgtgtgctggcatgtgcaggtgtgtgtgtgtgtgtgtgtgtgtgcatatgtgtgctggcatgtgtatgtgctggcatgtgtatgtgtgtgcaggtgtgtgtgtgtgtgtgtgtgtgtgtgggggtgtgtatgtgtgtgtgtgtgtgtgtgtgtgtgtgctggcatgtgtatgcgtgtgcaggtgtgtgtgtgtgtgtgtgtgtgtgtgtgcatatgtgtgctggcatgtgtatgtgtgtgcaggtgtgtgtgtgtgtgtgtgtgtgtgtgtgtgtgtgtgtgtgtgtgtgtgtgtgtgtgtgtgtaagtgtgtgtgtgtgtgtgtgtatgtgtatgtgtgtgtgtgtgtgtgtgtgtgtgtgtgtgtacctgctgtcTGCTTGGTCCTCCTCTGTCTGTAGTAGAGGGCtgaaactaacacacacaccgtcaccaTGACCACCAGCACCACAACACACAGGATCACCATAACGACAGATTCTTCTGGGTCCTCCTGATGCTCAGCAACTGTTTCCTGGTCTGTGCAAGACATTATAGAATCAGAGGATTATGAGGATGCTTATAAGTATATCTATAATATATGTCTAATGTATCTATAAGACGGACAGCATTAAAcgctgcatgcatgcatataatGCTTCTTACATGTTTAACACAGAAAATAATTGACCCATTTGATGATacaatatctttttttttttttttacattttcaaacaTTGACAAATCTTGGAGGTGAGCACTAACCACTAGTGGTTGTCTCGTTTCCAGACTGGGAGGTGTTGGAAGCTGGAGGTGAAAATGAAGGTGATGATGAGACAGTTTGGTGTTCAGTGGAGGACACACGTGCTGGGTTTGGGGTGGGAGGGGgacctgacagacagagagagagagagagagagagagagagagagagagagagacagagagagagagagagtataaggTAAATGGTTAAGGCACATTACATTAAAATACATGTTATGCAAAGATAGGTCTTGATTTTTGATGACCTTTTATAACATTTAGGTCCACTTCAGTGTAGAGGTCTCTTCCATATTTGTTAACCCCACACCAGTACTGTCCAGAATCCTCTGCAGTCAGTCCAGTGATGGTCACTGTGAAGACTCCAGTGGTTTTATCATGCAGAGAGAATCTCCCTTTGATTGCTCTGGTCTGACCTGCTTTAGTCTGGACATGATAGTCTGAACTGTAGAGGTACTTGGAGTATCCCACATATCCTCTATCATAGGGACATCTGATCACTGCTGATTTGCCTACATATCCAGTCACCTGGATCACAGACTCCACAGGAagaacacctacacacaaacacacacacacacacacacacacacacacacacacacacacacacacacacaatcgtccTCTCATTGAACATTGATTAATTTCATATAGGGAGTGAGAATTGCTGTTACAAGAATCATTTTGTATCTGTGGCAAAGCATTGCATTTCCTTATAATTACGTCACATGTTCACGTTACATTCTTTTCACAAATGAGCTGAAAGGCTGATTAACACAGAGAAAGTTGCTTTACTGAAGACAGACGAGTGATGAGTTAGGAAAATAAATGTTGACCTGACTTAACAAGTcagcaaacagaaaacaaagggATTGTGTGAAACATGCAGGTCAAACATGATGATCTTGACttgacacaagacacacacacacacacacacacacaaatactgcatgtgtgtgttgtgggtgaaGTAACTCACCAGCAAGCAGGCAGAAGAATACATACACAGGTGTTTCCATATCCTCTCTTGGTGTCGAACAACAAAGACTCGTTTTAAGTCATTGAAAGAAATGTATCCTGTCAGTGaatgcctctgtctctctttctctctgtttttctatcaatcaatcaattaccAATCAATGAATCTATcaataaatctatctatctatccatctttcCATTTGCTTGTCTGTGCATTAGGATTCTGTTTTAGCCAGAGTAGTGGActcttaaagtgtgtgtgtgtgtgtgtgtgtgtgtactgtatgtgtgtgtttgcatgatcTGTGAAGACCACAGTTAagtctcctcctctttcctctcttcaccACACACGCCAACCGGCTGTGGTGATGCCACTTTTAGACACTTTTCACCAAGAACAGTGTGTCATGAAACCgtaaaaaatgtattatgtattgtttAATGTTTACTGAAAAGTCAGCGCGCACTTTGTTTCCCAAGTTCATGCAGATATCTAAAAGGTCAGCTCATCTCTGTAGTTCAGATAAACTGCTGACACATTTGTAGTGACAGTATGATATATGTCCcattctctccagtgtgagCACAGATGTGACACAGACGTGCCTTCCTCATGTGAAGCTCTCAGTTTAGTTCAGATAAACTGCTGACACATTAATAGTGACTCAGCGGAACTATGAGGTAATGTCCCATTCTCTCCAGTGCAAACACAGACATGGCTGAGACAGATATGTTGTGTACTGTGGGATGATCAGTAAGCTGCAGGGGTAAAAAGTGAGCCAGTTTTCCTATTGGTCAACAGTGTCAGGTGCCATTATTGCCATGGTTACCAGCATGCCAGTGTAACGgaagccagctagcttagctgtgcttgtggaacgttggtaaacctcactcccggaCACCTCAAGAGtactgctggcatgcgagctagtagcctgggcttttagcttaACTCAGCTCGCTCACCTCcagatccgaggtgctgctgttggcGGGTTCGACACAACACAGGTTGCACCTGTTGcagtgctccctctctcccttcattcCGTCCCTCCCTCTACATAAatctatctgtttctctctctttcttctctctctctctctctctctgtctctctctctatttctcactcACCCTTCTTCCTGTCAGTATGTACAAACACCAATGTAACCAccagcccccctcccctcccctgtccaaaaccacacactctctgtgtttgtgttctctTTTCTATCTCACTCACATCCAGAACCACAATGTACAGAATGACTTGATTATTACTATTTTATTTAATGCCATTTTCATTCTGTTCAGCTGTCCTGCAATTATTCTGGTACTATAATGGTGAATGACTACCAAATGACTTTAGTTCCCCCATTTAAATTCTGGAGGGAGGGTTTCTCCCTCCAGATGGAGTGGGGGCAGTTCTAGAGAGAAGTGAGCATGCTGTGCTCAGTGTTGTCCggcttttgtgaaaaaaaataagttgTCTGTATTGTAACCTGTTGTCATTTTGCCCATGTCTAAGAGGGTGGAGAAGATGAACTTGAAATATCAGGTTGCAGCTTGAATAGAGAAAGTCATACACAGGAAGTGATGTGGGCAAGGTGCCCCTCACCCAGTCGTTTAAGCAACATGCCACATGCAGCAACAAGCCAACAAACTATTCTTATCCGTGAcagtgggggcccaaaagaccatttATCTTCTTAACCTTCTAACCTAAAGATAACAtacatctatcgcaagaatctaacattctaagcaacagcaaagcaaatgcaagctaaccaaagtgcagtcggttcttgGTTTTGGAAAGTcgccatggttttggaaatcacacacctgctgcatctgaaggcccacgcataaggcctacgactatcactctacacgccccctgttgcatGTCACATtaatagctgatcctgcctcctggctccccaaaatgccgcatcatgtgaacagatcagcaggccggcaaattttcacctccctttcagacacaaaaagacggcaaaaagacgtctcctcttcccgcaaatttaacgtgatctctgtgtgaaaaggccttatgttttgtttttactctctctctctctctcacacacacacacacaaacacacacacacacgtctgcctCACTCTAAAACCAAGAGGAAGTGTGAAAAGCTTATCTATGAGTATCCATGGTTACAAAGGAAATGGCACAATGAATGCTTTTTTACAATGAAAAGATCCACTGTGACACCAATAAATTCTCTTCCACCTTCACAACTCTACTCAAtcatccacctcctccaccatctACCAACAGCTGACATTTATGTTTCATTTTACAATAAGTTAGCTGCCACCAGTAGTCAATTCACTGAACCAAGCACTTACAACCTATCTCTCAAGGCGAAGGGTGGTCTCACTCCTACCTTTCCTTTCTAAGGCTATAGAAAGGGCAACTTCCAAACAAATTTCAGAATTTCTCTCTTGGAATGACCTCTGTATCTGCGTGACACATGACAAACATGAGTAGCCTACCTTAAGCCAAACTTGAACAGTATAGCTCTGCATCAACTCTGCATAGCATGTGGTCTGTGTTGCCAGTGATGTTTTTTCTGACAACAAATAATCCCACAGCATCTGCTGATTAAGCACTTTACCCCCACTGTTCTCAGTATTTTGGATTTGGTACATTTATTTTCTTGAACATGTAGACattaacaaataaaatatttaagaATCAACATAGACTATG from Alosa sapidissima isolate fAloSap1 chromosome 9, fAloSap1.pri, whole genome shotgun sequence includes these protein-coding regions:
- the LOC121719586 gene encoding CMRF35-like molecule 5, yielding MRGRLCVCVCVCVCVCVCVCVCLCVGVLPVESVIQVTGYVGKSAVIRCPYDRGYVGYSKYLYSSDYHVQTKAGQTRAIKGRFSLHDKTTGVFTVTITGLTAEDSGQYWCGVNKYGRDLYTEVDLNVIKGPPPTPNPARVSSTEHQTVSSSPSFSPPASNTSQSGNETTTSDQETVAEHQEDPEESVVMVILCVVVLVVMVTVCVLVSALYYRQRRTKQTAACGPSSLHTSDHMEEASHTRLRPAHLLQLPAGRHLLHL